GTTGCCTTTGGCTGGATATGAATTTTATCTAGGACACACGAAAAATGCAATCATTATCGCTCTGTATGCCTTGTCTATCTGTGCGGTGTTTATTGATAATATCATCAAGCCTATTTTGATTGGCATCATAAACAAAAAGATTCTCAAAACATCAGTGAGAATCAATGAGCTTGTCATATTTTTCGCGATTTTAGCTGGGCTTACAAGCTTTGGATTCTGGGGGATTATTCTTGGACCTGCAATTACTGCTTTATTTATTTCATTGCTTCGTATTTATCGCAAACAAATGACTAAAGAATCGCTTGATACTCCTAAAAGTGGTGAGGCATAGACAAAATAAAGGCTAGGTTTGCCTCACAGAATCTGAAACATTCCCTAGCCCATTAAGAAGTAAAATTATTTGCATATGGCGTCTTTTTCCATTTTAGGTTTAAGAAAACCAAAGCCATAAATCATCATTGACGCTTGAGCCAAAATCGCAACAATAATACTGATAACATTGACATTAAAAGATACAAGATCGTTTGACAAGAAATACCATATCATATAAATCGCAACAGGGATATTAAGCAATATACTGATTATAAGCCCGGGATTATATTTGCGTCCAAATTTAAAAAACATCACCACATGGGCAAACGCATTTAAAAATGAAAAATATGCCGTCCATAAGCCCCATTCAAGACCAAAAAAATGCGCAATAACCGCCGAAAAAGGCATAGCGAAATAAACAAGTGGAATATTAATCCAAAAAGACCCAACTTTACTCAATGGATATTCGGCTTGATTGGAACTCATCATATTGCGATTAAAAAATTCTAAGAATCCACCCGGCAAAATATACTCTTCAAATTCATGAATCCAATAAATAATACCTTGTAGCCATATCAGATATAGCGCATAATTCGCATCTCTCACATACAAAAAAACCAAGATAAATGTATAAATTGCCAAGA
The Helicobacter sp. MIT 05-5293 genome window above contains:
- a CDS encoding HXXEE domain-containing protein, which codes for MKKWLYDNWMRATPFLAIYTFILVFLYVRDANYALYLIWLQGIIYWIHEFEEYILPGGFLEFFNRNMMSSNQAEYPLSKVGSFWINIPLVYFAMPFSAVIAHFFGLEWGLWTAYFSFLNAFAHVVMFFKFGRKYNPGLIISILLNIPVAIYMIWYFLSNDLVSFNVNVISIIVAILAQASMMIYGFGFLKPKMEKDAICK